In Pontimonas salivibrio, the sequence GCCGATAACAATGAAGTTGACGTTTCGAATGTTGTTGTCATCCCGAAGTTTCGACACGGTCGTGCCGTTTCGATAAGCAATTCGAATCAACGTGTCACCGCGTTTGACCACATACACTTTGTCCGCGTCCCCCTGCTGAGTAACGAGAGGCTGCAACACGCGGTTCGCGCTCGACGAGCTCTCCTCGCTGGATTCTTCAGAACCAGAATCGTCAGAGCTCGTGTCTTCCGAGCTCGTGTCTTCCGAGCTGGAGTCCTCGCTTGAATCACCGGAATCGTCACTCACTGTTGTGGCCGCCTGATCCTCTATTCCCAGTGAGGAAAGCGAGACGTGTGAGGCGTGGGGCTCGATGGGGCTTTCAAACTGGGGAACCTCACCGGTTTTGGTGATGGTCAGTTGCTGACCGATTCGGATGAAAGACCCATCACCGGGCAGGTTATTTTCTTCCACCACTTTGCTGACACTGACACCATTACGGCTAGCAATTGCCCACACCGTGTCACCCGAGGCGACCGTGTGATTGGTCACAAAAGTTTGTGGCGCGCTGGTTTGAACAATTTCCAAGGAATCCCAGTCGTCCATGTCGTCGGTGTGGAACGCCTCGCCTTTGGCGGTCAACACCGCGAGGCGACCCTCATCGGTCTGGCCAAACTGGGCAATCCGGTTCGCACCACCCACATCGGGCACACGACCGACCCGCAACCAGTTCACCCCGTCGGTGGAGCGGGCGAGGTAGCCATCTCCATCAACGGCAAGCAAAGCGTCGTCATAGCTGGTGATGTACGTACCAAATTCTTTGGTGGGGTTGAACCAGTAGTTGTAGAGGCGCCAGAAGTTGCGGTTTCCATAACTGGAGCAGGAATCACCCGTGCCGGTGAGGTTCACCATGGCCGCGTCGTTGGGAGCATAGGGCGTGTAGTAGTACAGACCGGCGGTCGCTTGGTTTTTAATGGTCACCGGCGAGGTGCCACAAGACGAGCGGGGGTGCCAGCGCACGTTTGACTGCTTGCCCACCGGGTACCAGGTGAA encodes:
- a CDS encoding LysM peptidoglycan-binding domain-containing protein produces the protein MKRFVLSAAGLLLGVLVAVGGYPLSGLSAPSAYASEPTPDLQHAATNGTTVVGADSEGTLWWSDGDGADGTWVDSGVALGKNGVTSLMWTGERFIATSFFSFARSDDGKDWTIRVFPLGEAFDPGDIISDEEFFQRGSMSADEIQDFLDSKISNCRDDYVCLNEFTEDTFDRDQTALCQAYDGKDDETAAQILYKVSEACGVAVEVLIVLLQKEMGLVTHTWPSSWRFDKATGYACPDTAPCDERYFGFYNQVYNAAKQFKRYANPPGTSRFFTWYPVGKQSNVRWHPRSSCGTSPVTIKNQATAGLYYYTPYAPNDAAMVNLTGTGDSCSSYGNRNFWRLYNYWFNPTKEFGTYITSYDDALLAVDGDGYLARSTDGVNWLRVGRVPDVGGANRIAQFGQTDEGRLAVLTAKGEAFHTDDMDDWDSLEIVQTSAPQTFVTNHTVASGDTVWAIASRNGVSVSKVVEENNLPGDGSFIRIGQQLTITKTGEVPQFESPIEPHASHVSLSSLGIEDQAATTVSDDSGDSSEDSSSEDTSSEDTSSDDSGSEESSEESSSSANRVLQPLVTQQGDADKVYVVKRGDTLIRIAYRNGTTVSKLRDDNNIRNVNFIVIGQRLIVGSDSQEQKFHKVEAGDTVSLIAELRDVSTTTILALNSDLQSNSTLDVGSLVRVE